One genomic segment of Prosthecobacter fusiformis includes these proteins:
- a CDS encoding AraC family transcriptional regulator, with translation MPASVLLTPALWQSIVCEWLWVYDGIAPRAQVWSQKITVPPGVFFVQSGQVKIDVGREVIVVGKGDAFFSAPGTRRQWFDEDTRLLSVGLHCRWPDGLHLYQTGLDVAVPGKRLKLLHEATRTLFTQVHGRRKQVGYVEATTTGSRSLQDWTRHEAAYRQWFAEFVSTLKRLGITPNPRKRAEDRRLEHLRAWLQSWPLDRALDLKAVALEVELSPRRIHQLLRDDLGMTAQVYQERRRLEHARQRLTQGTAPLKEIAFGLGFRHPPHFTAWFRRHTGMTPTACRAGYGLEGA, from the coding sequence ATGCCCGCTTCCGTTCTCCTGACCCCAGCACTCTGGCAGAGTATTGTCTGCGAGTGGCTGTGGGTCTATGACGGCATAGCTCCGCGTGCGCAGGTCTGGTCGCAAAAAATCACGGTGCCTCCAGGTGTCTTCTTTGTACAAAGCGGGCAGGTGAAAATTGATGTTGGGCGCGAGGTCATCGTGGTAGGGAAGGGGGATGCCTTCTTTTCAGCCCCAGGGACACGGCGGCAATGGTTTGATGAAGATACACGTCTGCTATCTGTGGGGTTGCACTGCCGCTGGCCGGATGGTCTGCATCTCTATCAGACAGGGTTGGACGTGGCGGTGCCGGGCAAGCGGCTGAAGTTATTGCATGAGGCCACCCGCACACTTTTCACGCAGGTGCATGGCCGTCGAAAGCAGGTGGGGTATGTCGAAGCGACGACCACTGGCAGTCGAAGCTTGCAGGACTGGACGCGTCACGAAGCCGCCTATCGGCAATGGTTTGCTGAATTCGTGTCCACATTGAAGAGGCTAGGCATCACACCAAATCCGCGCAAGCGGGCGGAGGACCGGCGGCTGGAGCATCTGCGCGCTTGGTTGCAGTCCTGGCCTCTGGACCGGGCGCTGGATTTGAAGGCAGTGGCCTTGGAGGTGGAGCTCAGTCCTCGGCGCATTCATCAACTGCTGCGAGATGACCTGGGCATGACGGCGCAGGTTTACCAGGAGCGCCGACGCCTGGAGCACGCCCGTCAGCGGCTGACGCAGGGTACGGCTCCGCTAAAGGAGATCGCTTTTGGTCTTGGGTTCCGGCATCCGCCCCATTTCACGGCTTGGTTCCGCCGACATACGGGGATGACGCCGACGGCTTGCCGTGCGGGGTATGGGTTGGAAGGGGCGTGA
- a CDS encoding DUF3368 domain-containing protein produces the protein MDDQDGRTIARSNGLTLMGTLGVLDAAALRGLGDFQTLLSRLKSTNFRASRKLVEALLVRHSTNRDL, from the coding sequence ATGGACGATCAGGATGGCAGAACTATTGCCCGGTCCAATGGCCTTACACTTATGGGAACGTTGGGTGTACTCGATGCTGCGGCGTTGAGAGGACTGGGTGATTTCCAAACTCTTTTATCCCGCTTAAAATCCACAAATTTTCGCGCCTCTCGAAAACTGGTGGAAGCCCTCCTGGTGAGACATTCGACGAACCGGGATCTATGA
- a CDS encoding UPF0175 family protein, whose product MRSQRKICLSCRCAYYQLRTIALNLPDFVFASLREEGGDIVRSAEQTRICGLYREGRLSSTDAMNSLGITSRIAFETLVARHHAERDWTDEEVSLELETIQQRNHP is encoded by the coding sequence ATGCGCTCACAAAGGAAAATTTGTCTATCGTGCCGTTGTGCTTATTATCAACTCAGGACCATTGCTTTAAACCTGCCTGACTTTGTCTTCGCTAGCCTGCGAGAAGAAGGGGGCGATATTGTCCGCTCTGCAGAGCAGACACGGATCTGCGGTTTATATCGTGAAGGAAGGCTATCCTCAACAGACGCCATGAACTCTCTGGGAATAACCAGCCGCATTGCCTTTGAGACTTTAGTGGCGCGGCATCATGCAGAGCGCGACTGGACCGATGAAGAAGTGTCCCTTGAACTAGAGACCATTCAACAGCGCAACCATCCTTGA
- a CDS encoding alpha-2-macroglobulin family protein: protein MPTLSQAQTAEEVQKRMEALIKEGNHREAADLGKKMVLSLAGTPSLLELTTLALNHLQAFQEQEEVIEAVVKAHPQQWDILLQAGKSYRHLPQGGMLVDGKFERGYPQWGRGGGTYVQTMLRDRVRVLQLLEAAWKALPADATSGNKIDILPALSSALGQNQHGANQAWALQHLTDLTALPDYDDQSGLDSPATGYPVDADGNPVYFKAAQSWETARNDGERLLWSMQEMHKLVDSPIMSTKPEVADLGRDWFSVRTLAGYGFRFDADETETARRDGIAALHTLSDDETVVRLATGPKRLKLPEEWQFLKIYRSVAEDVQVAATQRVSSWMKIADELKNRRQYSRAVEAFQKALELQTDEDQKKHLQQEISLIIAQQGEFDPQQPKPAGSEAALSLTFRNATQVKLSARRVDVAKLLADTEAYLRTSPQQQDWQKTNVGSIGQRLLNEGLDKYLIGEAVTWEQKLEPRANHWDRRVNVPTPLKEAGAWLVEGLFEGGHKSRALLWLESLVIVHTRQEGAGHYFLADAVTGAPVAGATVKFFGYKQEWTDSRRNNKPVLKYSFKDFQIISDAHGQVRVKDSQVNEYQWLIQAKGKDGRLAYLGFEHLYFGDGRNSFGEQTRLYTITDRPVYRPGQEVKWKVWARRVGYDPKVNTNPFAGANIEMIITDPRGEEILKKTYKADDSGAFDDVLTLGSEATLGQYNLKMERKHALGGSEYLGNHYFRVEEYKKPEFEVKVDAPSKPVALGDSFEVKIKADYYFGGPVKQGKVKYKVQRSAHTERWFPAGRWDWLFGEGYGWRANYYSWYPGSADWCFCIPRYPWIRWHTDPPELVAEGESPLNADGSFTVKVDTSLAKELHGDEDHRYAIEAEVTDESRRTIFGSGRVLAARRPFEVYVSLDRGYYQAGEEATVTVHARTMDGREVDCAGPLTLYRITYDKDGNPSEEAVHEEQIKHPDVNGKTTAIRLNFQKAGQYRVSAKMKDLVGHEIEGITFVTVRGAGFSEGKDFRFDDLELITQKDEYEPGEEVEITLNTNRPGSTVALFLRTQNGVYPEPVWIKLEGKSTTYRFKLSEADQPNVFLDAYTVSSARVYQVTRQIIVPPKKRIATVELTPDSETYLPGQGSNVKVLVKDQDGKPFAGKVVLTAYDKALEYISGGSNQEDIRPFFWGWKRSHYPQVRDSLHDLETGLRKDNEQWMQPLGVFGGSVADDEGGKSGLQAANGLGDGRLYKRGGGSLGEMRAMAAPPAPPGAPMEMAAAAPAMAVADSFAAGGAPEGEAPQPMIRSNLADSAVWIADFTTDAEGQGEFSFNLPDNLTTWKLRSWVMGSSTQVGEASVEVITRKNLMVRLQAPRFFVEKDEVVISANVHNEMDVEQSVKAVLELEGGVLEQLKAEAGGEAPVVVAAHGEKRFDWRVKVTGEGEAKIRVKALAQKDSDAMEMTFPAYIHGMLKTDAWSLALRPNETSGKISFKVPVERKPEQSRLEVRYSPTLAMALVDALPYLVDYPYGCTEQTLNRFVPTVITLGVIKDLGVDLKDVRDKLTNLNAQEIGKPEERAKHWKHGSNKVPVFDEDEVKKMAKSGLARLEAMRSADGGWGWFPGGRESSPHITAVVLHGLKAAERTGFDINDGLIRNGVNWLTQHETEQLRRLALPEKDREHKSAPDNLDALVHSVLVEYQAGNKAMRDRLYEKRERLSRYNLALLGLTCDAVEENERRDMCLRNLKQFLKQDDENQTAFLELPQGGWWWYWYEDQIETQAAFLRLLVAAEPKGETASQIAKYLLNNRRNGTYWNSTKDTAAVIEALAVYAKASGESNPSQTIEVLVDGKSVKKVEITKENLFTFDGTLVIEGQDLTTGEHTVELRKTGESPLYANAYLTIFSQEDMIPAAGLEVKARRKFYKLIEEKPEQQVAGSRGQVVTQQGLKYRREEIASDAPIKSGDLIEIELSVESKNDYEYVLIEDMKPAGFEPVKVQSGWSYEGLPAYQEFRDEKVAFFAERLPRGTHNLSYRVKAEIPGRFSALPTKVEAMYAPELKGNSDEWKASISE from the coding sequence ATGCCCACCCTCAGCCAAGCTCAAACAGCCGAAGAGGTGCAGAAGCGCATGGAGGCCCTGATCAAGGAAGGCAATCACCGGGAGGCGGCAGACCTGGGCAAAAAGATGGTGCTATCCCTAGCAGGCACGCCGAGTCTGCTGGAACTGACCACCCTGGCATTGAACCATCTCCAGGCTTTTCAGGAGCAGGAAGAGGTGATCGAGGCGGTGGTGAAAGCGCATCCGCAGCAGTGGGATATTCTGCTTCAGGCCGGCAAGAGTTATCGCCACTTACCTCAGGGGGGCATGCTGGTGGATGGTAAGTTCGAAAGAGGATATCCCCAGTGGGGTCGGGGCGGCGGCACCTATGTGCAGACGATGCTGCGCGACCGGGTGAGGGTTTTGCAGCTTTTAGAGGCGGCCTGGAAGGCCCTGCCTGCGGATGCGACGTCTGGAAACAAGATCGATATTCTCCCGGCGCTTTCGTCTGCGCTTGGTCAAAATCAGCATGGTGCAAACCAGGCCTGGGCGCTTCAACACCTAACAGATCTGACCGCCCTGCCGGATTACGATGACCAGAGCGGCCTGGACAGTCCTGCCACGGGTTACCCAGTGGATGCCGATGGCAATCCTGTTTACTTCAAAGCCGCCCAGTCTTGGGAAACCGCGAGGAACGATGGCGAGCGCCTGCTTTGGAGTATGCAGGAAATGCATAAGCTGGTGGATTCGCCCATCATGTCCACCAAGCCTGAGGTGGCTGACCTGGGTAGAGACTGGTTCTCCGTGCGTACGCTTGCAGGGTATGGGTTCCGTTTTGATGCCGATGAAACCGAGACAGCCCGTCGTGATGGCATTGCCGCCTTGCACACCCTTAGTGATGATGAAACGGTGGTCAGGCTGGCCACTGGACCCAAAAGGCTAAAACTGCCGGAGGAATGGCAATTTCTGAAGATCTATCGATCAGTCGCGGAGGATGTGCAGGTGGCTGCCACTCAGCGGGTGAGTTCGTGGATGAAGATCGCTGACGAACTAAAAAATCGCCGCCAGTATTCCCGTGCGGTGGAGGCTTTCCAAAAAGCACTGGAACTGCAGACTGATGAAGACCAGAAAAAACACCTTCAGCAGGAGATCAGCCTGATCATCGCACAGCAAGGGGAATTCGATCCTCAGCAACCGAAGCCAGCGGGAAGTGAAGCCGCGCTGTCTCTGACCTTTCGCAATGCGACCCAGGTCAAGCTCAGTGCACGCCGAGTGGATGTGGCGAAACTGCTGGCCGATACGGAGGCTTACCTGCGCACCTCCCCGCAGCAGCAGGACTGGCAGAAAACCAATGTGGGCAGCATCGGACAGCGTCTTTTAAATGAAGGCTTGGACAAGTATCTGATTGGTGAAGCGGTGACCTGGGAACAGAAGCTGGAGCCTCGCGCTAATCACTGGGACCGTCGCGTGAATGTGCCCACTCCTTTGAAGGAAGCTGGGGCCTGGCTGGTGGAAGGCCTTTTTGAAGGTGGGCACAAATCCCGTGCCCTCCTTTGGCTGGAAAGTCTGGTCATCGTGCATACCCGGCAGGAGGGTGCGGGCCATTATTTTTTGGCGGATGCCGTCACCGGTGCACCTGTGGCCGGAGCGACAGTGAAGTTCTTTGGCTACAAGCAGGAATGGACAGATAGCCGACGGAATAACAAACCTGTTTTGAAATACAGTTTCAAAGATTTTCAAATCATCTCTGATGCCCACGGGCAGGTAAGGGTAAAGGACAGTCAAGTGAATGAATATCAATGGCTCATCCAGGCCAAAGGAAAGGATGGACGCCTGGCTTACTTGGGATTTGAGCACCTTTACTTTGGGGATGGGCGCAACTCGTTCGGTGAACAAACCCGACTTTACACCATTACCGACCGCCCCGTTTACCGCCCTGGGCAGGAGGTGAAGTGGAAGGTCTGGGCACGGCGCGTGGGCTATGATCCCAAGGTGAATACCAATCCTTTTGCCGGTGCAAACATCGAGATGATCATCACCGATCCACGTGGTGAGGAGATTCTGAAAAAGACGTATAAGGCCGATGACTCTGGAGCCTTTGATGATGTGCTCACACTTGGCAGTGAAGCCACTCTTGGCCAGTATAACTTGAAGATGGAAAGGAAACATGCCCTGGGGGGGAGCGAGTATCTTGGCAACCATTACTTCCGGGTGGAGGAGTATAAAAAACCTGAGTTTGAAGTGAAGGTGGATGCTCCCTCCAAGCCTGTTGCTTTGGGTGATAGTTTCGAGGTGAAGATCAAGGCCGACTATTATTTTGGCGGTCCGGTGAAACAGGGGAAAGTTAAGTATAAGGTGCAACGAAGTGCCCACACGGAACGCTGGTTTCCTGCGGGACGTTGGGATTGGCTTTTCGGTGAAGGATACGGCTGGCGGGCGAATTATTATTCCTGGTATCCAGGCTCGGCAGACTGGTGCTTCTGCATTCCGCGATATCCCTGGATACGCTGGCATACTGACCCACCGGAACTGGTGGCCGAAGGCGAATCCCCACTGAATGCGGACGGCAGCTTTACCGTGAAGGTGGACACTTCGCTAGCGAAGGAACTGCATGGAGATGAAGATCATCGATATGCTATTGAAGCCGAGGTGACGGACGAATCTCGTCGCACCATTTTTGGCAGCGGCAGAGTGTTGGCGGCGCGTCGTCCGTTTGAGGTTTATGTCTCACTGGACCGTGGTTATTATCAGGCGGGTGAAGAGGCTACTGTCACTGTCCATGCCCGCACTATGGATGGACGTGAAGTGGATTGCGCAGGTCCGTTGACGCTTTATCGAATTACTTATGACAAGGACGGCAACCCAAGTGAAGAGGCTGTGCATGAGGAGCAGATCAAACATCCTGATGTGAACGGGAAAACGACGGCCATCCGGTTAAATTTTCAAAAGGCGGGACAGTATCGCGTGTCTGCCAAAATGAAGGATCTGGTAGGTCACGAAATCGAAGGCATTACCTTTGTCACTGTCCGTGGAGCAGGATTCAGTGAGGGCAAAGACTTCCGTTTTGATGATCTGGAACTCATCACGCAAAAGGACGAATACGAGCCGGGAGAAGAGGTGGAGATCACCCTGAATACCAATCGCCCCGGCAGCACGGTGGCGTTGTTTTTACGGACGCAAAATGGTGTCTATCCAGAGCCCGTCTGGATCAAACTAGAGGGCAAAAGCACCACTTACCGGTTTAAGCTGAGCGAGGCAGATCAGCCGAATGTTTTCCTGGATGCTTATACAGTCAGCAGTGCCCGAGTGTACCAGGTCACGCGTCAGATCATTGTGCCTCCGAAAAAACGCATCGCGACTGTGGAGCTCACACCTGACAGCGAAACCTATCTGCCTGGGCAGGGCTCCAACGTGAAGGTGCTGGTGAAAGACCAGGATGGAAAACCTTTTGCAGGAAAGGTGGTCCTGACCGCCTATGACAAGGCACTGGAGTACATTTCCGGGGGCAGCAATCAGGAGGACATCCGGCCCTTCTTCTGGGGCTGGAAGCGCAGTCATTATCCGCAGGTGAGGGATTCACTGCATGACCTGGAGACTGGATTGCGCAAAGACAATGAGCAATGGATGCAGCCGCTGGGAGTGTTTGGCGGCAGCGTAGCAGATGATGAAGGGGGTAAAAGTGGGCTGCAGGCTGCCAATGGCCTGGGGGATGGCCGACTCTATAAACGTGGAGGGGGGAGCTTGGGTGAGATGCGGGCCATGGCTGCTCCTCCTGCCCCGCCTGGGGCACCGATGGAAATGGCGGCCGCAGCTCCTGCCATGGCAGTTGCGGATAGTTTTGCCGCAGGTGGTGCTCCAGAAGGGGAAGCCCCGCAGCCGATGATCCGCAGTAATCTGGCAGACAGTGCGGTGTGGATCGCTGACTTCACCACGGATGCGGAAGGCCAGGGCGAGTTCAGTTTTAACCTGCCGGACAACCTCACCACCTGGAAGCTTCGCTCATGGGTGATGGGTTCTTCAACACAGGTGGGGGAGGCGAGTGTGGAAGTCATCACACGCAAGAACCTCATGGTGCGGCTGCAAGCTCCGCGCTTCTTTGTGGAAAAGGACGAGGTGGTCATCTCTGCCAATGTGCATAACGAAATGGATGTGGAGCAGAGTGTGAAAGCGGTGCTGGAACTGGAAGGGGGTGTGCTGGAGCAGTTGAAAGCAGAGGCTGGAGGCGAAGCTCCTGTCGTTGTCGCCGCGCATGGCGAAAAACGCTTCGACTGGCGGGTCAAAGTGACGGGCGAGGGCGAAGCGAAGATTCGCGTGAAGGCCCTGGCTCAAAAGGACAGTGACGCCATGGAAATGACCTTTCCCGCTTACATTCACGGGATGCTGAAAACGGATGCCTGGAGCCTGGCCCTGCGGCCCAATGAGACTAGCGGCAAGATCAGCTTCAAGGTGCCAGTAGAGCGCAAGCCGGAGCAGTCGCGTCTGGAAGTGCGCTATTCCCCTACTCTGGCCATGGCGTTGGTGGATGCGCTGCCTTACTTGGTGGATTATCCTTACGGCTGCACGGAGCAGACGCTGAATCGATTTGTACCCACGGTCATCACTTTGGGCGTGATCAAGGATCTCGGCGTGGATTTGAAGGATGTGAGGGACAAGCTGACCAACCTAAATGCGCAGGAGATTGGCAAACCTGAGGAACGGGCCAAACACTGGAAACATGGGTCTAACAAAGTGCCTGTTTTTGACGAAGATGAGGTCAAAAAAATGGCGAAGTCCGGGCTGGCGCGGCTGGAGGCGATGCGCAGTGCGGATGGTGGCTGGGGCTGGTTCCCTGGCGGCCGTGAATCGTCCCCGCACATCACCGCTGTTGTACTGCATGGACTCAAGGCTGCGGAAAGAACCGGTTTTGACATCAATGACGGTCTCATCCGCAATGGCGTGAACTGGCTCACCCAGCATGAGACGGAGCAATTGCGTCGCTTGGCGCTGCCAGAGAAAGATCGCGAGCACAAATCCGCTCCAGACAATCTGGACGCGCTGGTGCATAGCGTGCTGGTCGAATACCAGGCTGGTAACAAAGCGATGCGTGATCGGCTGTATGAAAAGCGTGAGCGTCTCTCCCGATACAACCTGGCCCTGCTCGGTCTAACTTGTGATGCGGTGGAAGAAAATGAGCGGCGCGATATGTGCCTTCGTAATTTGAAGCAGTTCCTCAAGCAGGATGATGAAAATCAGACCGCTTTCCTGGAGCTGCCGCAGGGTGGCTGGTGGTGGTATTGGTATGAGGACCAGATTGAAACACAGGCTGCTTTCTTGCGTCTGCTAGTGGCTGCTGAACCGAAGGGTGAAACAGCATCCCAAATCGCTAAATATCTGCTCAACAACCGTCGCAACGGTACTTACTGGAACAGCACTAAAGATACGGCAGCGGTGATCGAAGCATTGGCTGTCTATGCCAAAGCCAGCGGGGAATCCAACCCAAGCCAGACCATTGAGGTGCTAGTGGATGGCAAGTCCGTGAAGAAGGTGGAGATCACCAAGGAAAACCTTTTCACGTTTGATGGCACACTGGTCATTGAAGGGCAAGACCTAACCACGGGTGAACATACCGTGGAACTGCGAAAAACGGGGGAATCCCCTTTGTATGCGAACGCCTACCTGACTATCTTCTCCCAAGAGGACATGATTCCCGCAGCGGGATTGGAAGTAAAGGCACGGCGTAAATTTTACAAGCTCATTGAGGAGAAGCCTGAGCAGCAGGTGGCAGGATCTCGCGGTCAGGTGGTGACACAGCAAGGACTCAAATATCGGCGCGAGGAAATCGCCAGCGATGCCCCCATCAAGAGCGGTGATCTCATCGAGATCGAACTCTCAGTAGAGAGCAAAAACGACTATGAATATGTGCTCATCGAAGACATGAAACCGGCCGGTTTTGAGCCAGTCAAAGTGCAAAGCGGCTGGAGCTATGAGGGCCTGCCGGCCTATCAAGAATTCCGCGATGAGAAAGTGGCCTTCTTTGCCGAACGTTTGCCGCGCGGCACGCACAACCTCAGCTACCGTGTCAAAGCCGAGATCCCCGGACGTTTCAGTGCTCTGCCAACCAAGGTGGAGGCAATGTATGCGCCGGAGCTAAAGGGGAATTCGGATGAATGGAAGGCGAGTATCAGCGAATAA
- a CDS encoding DUF1549 and DUF1553 domain-containing protein yields MPRLLLTSITTLLLGSFAHGEERAVSFVHDVMPHLQKAGCAAGNCHAKPEGQNNFKLSVFGYDPANDYHEIVRDDRGRRVFMAAPEESLLLKKATGAVTHEGGAVITKSSETYELLVRWLKQGAPAVLVGEALVTGVNVEPRERSYKKGEKQPLKVTAKYSDGKTKDVTPLTEFLSQDKEMASVDEHGMVQAGLTSGEGVVLVRYMGHVDVARVTVPAENLLPDGMYADLPVNNEVDRLVYARHQKLGLLPSDICTDEEFMRRSSLDAIGMLPTAERTKEFLADKRPDKRALYIDELLDHRNYADHWAIKWGDLIRPNPSRVGVKPVYLLDQWLRDAFRQNMPYDQMVKELLTAEGSTHEYGPVAVFRDKREPIDASSFVSQIFLGVRLDCAKCHHHPSEKWTQEDYYQLAAFFGQMSRKGQGISAPISGEPEYWWYGGKGEVQHPVTEAAMVPKPPDGPEMPYVAGQDPRARLTDWMASSENPFFAKAIVNRLWSEFLGRGIVEPVDDFRVSNPATNEALLTWLAEDFTAHGYDLKHLMRTILNSRTYQFSSEPNKHNLADTKNFSRSQKRRLSAEVLLDALDDLTGVRDSFSGLPPNSRAVMTWNHKLESTFLDAFGRPNASQECPCERERKSSVIQALHLMNSNDLQAKLSAKDGKITGWVKSDLAEPQIVKEVYLSAYNRLPNAEELRTALKFFTTPGATRQTAVEDLAWALINSAEFVFNH; encoded by the coding sequence ATGCCGCGTCTATTGCTGACTTCCATCACAACTCTTCTACTGGGCTCTTTTGCCCACGGGGAAGAGCGGGCGGTCAGCTTTGTCCATGACGTTATGCCGCATCTGCAAAAGGCAGGCTGCGCTGCTGGAAACTGTCATGCCAAACCGGAGGGACAAAACAATTTTAAACTCTCCGTCTTTGGTTATGATCCGGCCAATGACTATCATGAAATTGTCCGGGATGACCGTGGACGTCGTGTTTTCATGGCTGCGCCGGAAGAAAGCCTGTTGCTAAAAAAAGCCACCGGTGCGGTGACTCATGAAGGCGGGGCTGTTATCACCAAAAGCAGCGAGACTTATGAGCTCTTGGTGCGCTGGCTGAAACAAGGTGCGCCTGCTGTGCTGGTGGGCGAGGCACTCGTGACAGGCGTCAATGTGGAGCCACGGGAGCGCAGCTATAAGAAGGGGGAGAAGCAACCGCTGAAAGTCACGGCGAAGTATTCAGACGGAAAGACAAAGGACGTTACTCCATTGACCGAATTTTTATCACAGGATAAGGAGATGGCCAGCGTGGATGAGCATGGCATGGTGCAGGCAGGACTTACCAGTGGCGAGGGCGTGGTGCTGGTCCGATATATGGGACATGTGGATGTGGCACGCGTCACGGTGCCTGCGGAAAATTTGCTGCCTGACGGCATGTATGCCGATCTGCCCGTGAATAATGAGGTGGACCGGCTGGTCTATGCCCGGCATCAAAAGCTGGGCCTTCTGCCCTCCGACATTTGTACCGATGAGGAGTTCATGCGCCGCTCATCATTGGATGCGATTGGGATGTTGCCCACAGCGGAGCGAACCAAGGAATTCCTGGCCGACAAGAGGCCTGATAAACGGGCGCTTTATATCGACGAACTTCTCGATCATCGTAATTATGCCGACCATTGGGCGATCAAATGGGGAGACCTCATCCGGCCCAATCCATCCCGCGTTGGGGTAAAGCCAGTTTATCTCCTGGACCAATGGTTACGGGATGCCTTCCGCCAAAACATGCCATATGACCAGATGGTGAAGGAACTGCTCACTGCTGAAGGCAGCACCCATGAATACGGTCCGGTGGCGGTTTTTCGAGATAAACGTGAGCCCATTGATGCCAGCTCTTTTGTTAGCCAGATCTTCCTGGGAGTGCGCCTGGACTGTGCCAAATGCCACCATCATCCGAGTGAGAAATGGACGCAGGAGGACTATTATCAGCTCGCCGCGTTTTTTGGACAGATGTCGCGCAAAGGGCAGGGGATCTCTGCGCCTATTTCAGGTGAGCCTGAATACTGGTGGTATGGCGGTAAGGGCGAAGTCCAGCACCCGGTGACTGAGGCTGCCATGGTTCCCAAGCCCCCCGATGGACCAGAAATGCCTTATGTGGCCGGACAGGATCCACGTGCCCGGCTGACCGACTGGATGGCCAGCAGTGAAAATCCTTTTTTCGCGAAAGCCATTGTCAACCGCCTGTGGTCCGAGTTTCTGGGGCGTGGTATCGTCGAACCCGTGGATGATTTCCGCGTTTCCAATCCCGCGACTAACGAGGCATTGCTAACTTGGCTGGCTGAGGACTTCACCGCTCATGGCTATGACCTTAAGCATCTGATGCGCACCATTTTGAATTCGAGGACGTATCAGTTCAGCTCCGAGCCCAACAAGCACAATCTGGCAGATACCAAGAACTTTTCTCGTTCGCAGAAACGCCGCCTCAGTGCCGAGGTATTGCTGGATGCGCTGGATGATTTAACAGGTGTCCGTGACAGCTTCAGCGGTCTGCCGCCGAATTCACGTGCGGTCATGACCTGGAATCATAAGCTGGAAAGTACCTTTTTGGATGCTTTTGGCCGGCCTAATGCCAGCCAGGAATGCCCCTGTGAACGTGAGAGGAAATCCAGCGTCATCCAGGCCCTGCACCTGATGAATTCCAATGATCTCCAGGCCAAGCTTAGCGCCAAAGATGGCAAGATTACTGGGTGGGTGAAGAGTGATCTTGCTGAACCGCAGATCGTCAAAGAGGTGTATTTATCCGCTTATAACCGCCTGCCGAATGCTGAGGAGTTACGGACAGCATTGAAGTTTTTCACCACGCCGGGTGCGACGAGGCAGACGGCGGTGGAAGATCTGGCCTGGGCGCTGATTAATTCTGCGGAGTTCGTCTTCAATCACTGA
- a CDS encoding class I SAM-dependent methyltransferase, with product MNTPLTSPRLASATGGLPSAVRWAQLLLTDRLQPGDIVLDATAGNGHDTLFLAHCIGPEGHVYAMDVQAAAVAETRRRLTEAGVTESQSTVVHAGHETMLQAVQPDHHGRLAGIMFNLGYLPGSDKTIITRTETTLAAVNAALELLKPGGLLTIAVYPGHEGGAQELVALTEWAASLPPRAFEVQNLRPVNRSANPPECWVIWKTASSRG from the coding sequence ATGAATACACCCCTGACGTCTCCACGCTTGGCCAGTGCTACAGGTGGCCTGCCCTCCGCTGTTCGTTGGGCTCAACTGCTCCTGACGGACCGGCTGCAACCCGGGGACATAGTCCTGGATGCAACCGCAGGGAATGGCCACGACACGCTTTTCCTCGCGCATTGCATTGGCCCAGAGGGACATGTTTATGCCATGGACGTACAGGCCGCCGCAGTCGCGGAAACTCGTCGTCGTTTGACCGAAGCAGGGGTAACGGAAAGTCAGTCCACCGTGGTCCATGCCGGACATGAGACCATGCTTCAGGCCGTTCAACCAGATCACCACGGACGGCTGGCGGGCATCATGTTTAACCTGGGATACCTTCCCGGCTCTGATAAAACGATCATCACTCGCACCGAGACCACCCTTGCCGCAGTGAACGCCGCACTGGAACTTCTAAAGCCGGGCGGTCTGCTGACCATCGCCGTTTACCCAGGCCACGAAGGTGGTGCCCAGGAATTGGTCGCCCTCACCGAATGGGCTGCGTCCCTGCCTCCGCGCGCTTTTGAGGTCCAGAATCTGCGCCCGGTTAACCGCAGCGCCAATCCGCCCGAATGCTGGGTCATCTGGAAGACAGCCTCCTCACGTGGGTAA
- a CDS encoding RNA recognition motif domain-containing protein — MNLYVSNLAYSVTDDELRSEFAGFGNVSSARVVMDRETGRSRGFGFVDMPDDAEAKLAMAGLEGSNLAGRAMKIVEARPKEERPRPVVGGGGYPDGHKKKPDRGHAGGFRSPPPPSYNDWDDRDRGGKKGKPRDRGRRNPENDWD, encoded by the coding sequence ATGAACTTATACGTCAGCAACCTTGCGTACAGCGTGACTGATGATGAACTGCGCAGCGAGTTCGCCGGGTTCGGCAATGTTTCCAGTGCACGTGTCGTGATGGACCGTGAGACCGGTCGCTCACGCGGATTTGGTTTTGTGGACATGCCCGATGATGCGGAGGCCAAGCTTGCGATGGCAGGTTTGGAAGGGAGCAATTTGGCGGGCCGGGCGATGAAAATTGTCGAAGCACGCCCCAAAGAGGAGCGGCCCCGGCCTGTCGTAGGTGGCGGAGGCTACCCGGATGGCCACAAAAAGAAACCGGACCGTGGTCACGCGGGCGGTTTTCGGTCTCCTCCACCTCCCTCCTACAACGACTGGGATGATCGGGACCGGGGTGGCAAAAAGGGCAAACCACGTGATCGCGGACGTCGCAATCCAGAAAACGACTGGGACTAA